Part of the Nocardia farcinica genome, GCATTCGCCTCCGCGTGGATTGCAATGCAATTATCGTACGAACTGCCGGGCGTGCAGTTGGAAGTACGGCGCGGACAGGTGTGGCAACCTGGCCACCCCGCTGGAGCGCCGTTATATCCAGTGGCCCGGATTCGGTGGTTCCGAACAACGACGGCTCCAACCTTGTCCCGCTCGCAATCCGAGCGGGCAGCGACAGCCCGAGCAATGCCGATAAAGTACTCATCCCAGGTCGGTCGGCTCACTGAAGCACCTTCGGGAATGGCACGCCGGGGTTGGCGGCTCTCCACTCGTCGCGCAGCACGTAAAACTCG contains:
- a CDS encoding deoxycytidylate deaminase, with the protein product MESRQPRRAIPEGASVSRPTWDEYFIGIARAVAARSDCERDKVGAVVVRNHRIRATGYNGAPAGWPGCHTCPRRTSNCTPGSSYDNCIAIHAEANALLHCDREDLIDATLYVTRAPCYACYKLISGAGITRVVTP